The following proteins come from a genomic window of Methanosarcina sp. MTP4:
- a CDS encoding phosphatase PAP2 family protein — protein sequence MFQTEPILYLQSLASDWLTFLMVLITSMGSSSFYAAIIIAITFGIDFRRGILLFQLLLWTGAITEVLKVVFAMPRPYYVDSRVLNLESGEPNLSPFTEKGANSFFGLPDKEVLETFRAEVTTGGSHPFYSFYGFPSGHVSTTTALWGGTALVFGRKVIWKIIPAVILLMAFTRMYLGRHFLGDVIGGAFLGLLLLLAFSSFLQSPVCKAFFRKESFFPATRSPNMLSSNMLSSNMLSSNMLSSNMLSLDILFPSILFYTFMFIIPLLLTASALIGPDLAGFLTGTNAAYLLVIRKGLPGDAGSRGKRVSRVLVALLNFAAAALITAVAIDITGAASFLGPDMIEFTEAFVPAFTVWVSVEICFRLGLYGKENLS from the coding sequence TTGTTCCAGACCGAACCGATACTGTACCTGCAATCGCTGGCAAGCGACTGGCTAACCTTCCTCATGGTCCTTATTACTTCCATGGGTTCGTCCTCATTTTATGCAGCAATAATAATCGCCATAACATTCGGAATCGATTTTCGCAGGGGTATTCTCCTCTTCCAGCTGCTGCTCTGGACAGGTGCAATCACGGAGGTGCTAAAGGTAGTTTTTGCCATGCCAAGGCCCTATTATGTGGATTCGAGGGTCTTGAACCTTGAAAGCGGAGAGCCGAACCTCTCTCCCTTTACCGAGAAAGGGGCAAACAGTTTTTTCGGGCTCCCGGATAAAGAGGTGCTCGAAACTTTCAGGGCCGAGGTTACGACTGGCGGTTCACATCCCTTCTACTCCTTTTACGGTTTTCCTTCGGGACACGTTTCCACAACCACGGCATTATGGGGAGGAACTGCCCTGGTTTTCGGCAGGAAGGTAATCTGGAAAATAATCCCGGCAGTTATTTTGCTGATGGCTTTCACAAGAATGTACCTGGGCAGGCATTTCCTCGGAGACGTGATCGGAGGCGCCTTCCTGGGGCTGCTCCTGCTACTCGCATTCTCCAGTTTTCTCCAGAGCCCTGTATGTAAAGCTTTTTTCAGGAAGGAAAGTTTCTTTCCCGCAACCAGGTCCCCGAACATGCTGTCCTCGAACATGCTGTCCTCGAACATGCTGTCCTCGAACATGCTGTCCTCGAACATGCTGTCCCTGGACATTCTGTTCCCGAGCATCCTTTTTTACACCTTCATGTTCATCATCCCCCTACTCCTCACAGCCTCGGCCCTGATAGGCCCGGACCTGGCTGGCTTTCTCACAGGGACAAATGCAGCATACCTCCTGGTCATAAGAAAAGGGCTCCCGGGCGATGCGGGCAGCAGAGGAAAGCGGGTCTCACGCGTACTGGTTGCACTCCTAAACTTTGCCGCAGCCGCCTTAATAACAGCTGTTGCGATCGATATTACAGGAGCTGCCAGCTTTCTGGGCCCCGATATGATTGAATTTACAGAAGCTTTTGTCCCGGCGTTCACTGTGTGGGTTTCCGTGGAGATCTGTTTCAGGCTCGGACTGTACGGGAAAGAAAATTTATCTTAA
- a CDS encoding MAST domain-containing protein, with the protein MKLKMKRLDISVFCVLLIVVLGASPALAQMGQGGGSNGGMGPGMGQDMMNGYGFDRYDSRFTGFGSMTFEEVCNNFGIPIEDAVSDLGLPEDLDTQLTILEIEEEYGVSGQEIASYMVMNMQQTQTSLNARQQLLMRQQATQAVRGMGTGMGTGMGTGMGMGYGLHFMQQGRFAYGNFTTFSFDADSGEVSNFAVGGDLIFDSVTVSDFAFEDEQVAGTTAFYEGADSQIFLHDNPMGVMQVRAFADKTVVFELAEEVEASLDAELSDEQEDAIIVKITKNNFEGYLTVFKNYLASGMDDEPLEGLDVEVSDDEVTVTLVENSVVMFRATPMEPAFMQTEYRYGTRAAYMHQVLNREIANGRVGAEVALRAGGDNASVVSYTPMGVQVRERDRDRIVLGVDSELPQGRVITVNVDNETINLSNPDRLRLHFDGEDIEKAESIDELFAGGDRPLCYLAQENGTATMAVYIPEFSEHEIVIDLEPEAGEEAEEAGEEEAAEGEAAEEEGEAESTPAFEFGLGVALLTFAYGLRRRSL; encoded by the coding sequence ATGAAGTTGAAAATGAAACGCTTAGATATATCTGTATTTTGTGTCCTCTTGATTGTGGTCCTTGGAGCATCTCCTGCCCTTGCCCAGATGGGTCAGGGTGGAGGGTCCAACGGTGGCATGGGTCCGGGAATGGGCCAGGACATGATGAATGGTTACGGGTTTGACCGGTATGACAGCAGGTTTACAGGGTTCGGGTCAATGACTTTCGAAGAAGTCTGCAACAATTTCGGAATTCCGATTGAAGATGCGGTTTCCGACCTTGGACTGCCCGAAGATCTGGACACGCAGCTCACGATTCTGGAGATTGAAGAGGAGTACGGGGTTTCCGGGCAGGAAATTGCCAGCTACATGGTCATGAACATGCAGCAGACCCAGACCTCGCTCAATGCGCGGCAGCAGCTCCTGATGCGCCAGCAGGCTACGCAGGCTGTAAGAGGCATGGGCACAGGCATGGGCACAGGCATGGGCACAGGCATGGGTATGGGCTACGGACTCCATTTCATGCAGCAGGGACGCTTTGCATATGGGAACTTTACGACCTTCAGCTTTGATGCCGATTCTGGCGAAGTAAGCAACTTTGCGGTTGGTGGGGACCTGATTTTCGATTCGGTCACGGTTTCCGATTTTGCCTTTGAGGATGAGCAGGTAGCAGGTACAACTGCCTTCTATGAGGGCGCTGACAGCCAGATTTTCCTTCACGACAACCCGATGGGAGTCATGCAGGTAAGGGCCTTTGCCGACAAAACCGTTGTTTTTGAGCTTGCAGAAGAAGTGGAAGCAAGCCTGGATGCCGAACTTTCGGATGAGCAGGAAGATGCAATTATTGTGAAGATTACTAAAAACAATTTCGAGGGATACCTTACAGTCTTCAAGAATTACCTTGCTTCCGGCATGGACGACGAGCCTCTCGAGGGGCTTGATGTTGAAGTTTCGGATGACGAGGTCACGGTGACCCTTGTTGAAAACAGTGTGGTCATGTTCCGTGCAACTCCCATGGAACCCGCTTTCATGCAGACCGAGTACCGTTACGGTACCCGGGCAGCGTACATGCACCAGGTGCTCAACAGGGAAATCGCAAATGGCAGGGTTGGAGCCGAGGTCGCCCTCCGCGCAGGCGGGGATAATGCGTCTGTGGTGAGCTACACCCCCATGGGCGTGCAGGTCAGGGAAAGGGACAGGGACCGTATCGTGCTCGGGGTAGATTCGGAACTTCCCCAGGGCAGGGTCATAACTGTAAATGTGGATAACGAGACCATCAACCTTTCAAACCCCGACCGCCTCAGGCTCCACTTTGACGGGGAGGATATCGAAAAAGCCGAAAGCATCGACGAACTCTTTGCCGGCGGGGACCGCCCGCTCTGCTATCTCGCGCAGGAAAACGGGACCGCCACAATGGCAGTCTATATCCCGGAATTTTCGGAGCACGAAATCGTAATTGACCTCGAACCCGAAGCCGGAGAGGAAGCTGAAGAAGCAGGGGAAGAGGAAGCCGCTGAAGGAGAAGCCGCTGAAGAGGAAGGTGAGGCTGAATCCACACCAGCTTTCGAGTTCGGACTCGGAGTTGCGTTGCTGACTTTTGCATACGGACTGAGGCGCAGAAGCTTGTAA
- the pdxS gene encoding pyridoxal 5'-phosphate synthase lyase subunit PdxS yields the protein MDFEKLRHGTELIKRGFAKMQKGGVIMDVTNPEQARIAEEAGAVAVMALQAVPADIRKEGGVARMADPEIIQQIIDTVTIPVMAKARIGHFVEAGILEALGVDMVDESEVLTPADPYFHIDKTDFTVPFVCGARNLGEALRRINEGAAMIRTKGEAGTGDVSQAVKHMKQIQGEIRELAGKTKEELIMVARDIEAPIELVIETGQMQRLPVVNFAAGGVATPADAALMMRLGADGVFVGSGIFKAENPEKMAKAVVEAVNNYDDPAKLAEISKGIGSGMKGISVDTIPREEALQERGW from the coding sequence ATGGACTTTGAAAAATTGAGACACGGGACTGAACTGATCAAGAGGGGCTTTGCTAAGATGCAGAAGGGGGGTGTGATCATGGACGTGACGAACCCCGAGCAGGCCAGGATCGCAGAAGAAGCAGGCGCAGTTGCTGTCATGGCTCTGCAGGCTGTCCCGGCAGACATCAGAAAAGAAGGCGGCGTTGCCAGGATGGCAGACCCTGAGATCATCCAGCAGATTATCGATACCGTCACAATCCCTGTTATGGCAAAAGCCAGGATCGGACACTTCGTGGAAGCCGGAATCCTTGAAGCGCTTGGCGTGGACATGGTAGATGAGTCCGAAGTCCTTACCCCTGCCGACCCCTACTTCCACATCGACAAGACCGACTTTACCGTACCCTTCGTCTGCGGAGCCAGGAACCTCGGAGAAGCCCTTCGCCGGATCAACGAAGGTGCAGCCATGATCCGGACCAAAGGAGAAGCCGGGACAGGAGACGTCAGCCAGGCTGTCAAGCACATGAAGCAGATCCAGGGCGAAATCCGGGAACTTGCCGGAAAGACCAAAGAAGAACTGATCATGGTTGCCAGGGACATCGAAGCCCCAATCGAACTCGTGATCGAAACCGGCCAGATGCAGCGCCTCCCGGTCGTAAACTTTGCAGCCGGCGGAGTTGCAACCCCTGCCGACGCAGCCCTCATGATGCGCCTCGGTGCTGACGGCGTCTTCGTAGGCTCAGGGATCTTCAAAGCCGAAAACCCCGAGAAGATGGCAAAAGCAGTAGTCGAAGCCGTCAACAACTATGACGACCCCGCAAAACTCGCCGAAATCTCCAAAGGCATCGGAAGCGGCATGAAAGGCATCAGCGTCGACACGATTCCCAGGGAAGAAGCCCTTCAGGAACGCGGCTGGTAA
- a CDS encoding DEAD/DEAH box helicase, whose protein sequence is MIILHAAWLEGQLFVWGESPLVDESKLPSVRGAVPVIPKAKPFPYDTGPEELLRALESLGFPVEVKRLEKVRAWLPGLGRNPLPSSPIIAEKPASKAQPSLMPWNVIACPLDMSETVDLLCRVMGKKVLAQGLIPGNDFLWWADALKFAGAMAAGQDYLPDVRLERGEYRACWAPVFSGKYAGELAKHSKTMPPAARALQIEDVSLPPETPAVSVLKEFLSKTLDYMVRSSIPRGPGVGKPEVKKRGRKKKPSFDSIHEAWVSALRSSDSLIYGEEHEILQLSSWIREWQRPITVLATSPLRLCFRLEEPEELGLEEGIEEGLEEGIEEGLEEGIEEGIEEGLEEGIEEGIEEGIEEGLEEGIEEGLEEGLEEGIEEGIDNIELGEILGENEIPEGGNIEVPKSLWNVRYLLQPYDDPSLLIPAKDAWKLKKSSPLKKYDVKNIRQFLLTSLGQAAGISPGIALSLEKPNPEGCELDTGEAYDFLTAKATALNQAGFGVLLPAWWTRRGTKAHLQTRAKVKSKPTQIGSGLTLEKVINFDWEIAIGDKKLTVEELEALAELKTPLVKVRGEWVEVNDAEIRAAIEFWKKNPAGEVSAFDIVKMALGSPSDTGKTGGLDFEGVETSGWIEELLRQLKERAGFEELEPPETFSGTLRPYQLRGYSWLAFLRRWGLGACLADDMGLGKTVQTLALVQQDLENGPNKKARKPVLLVCPTSVINNWKKEAARFTPEMSVMVHHGVTRKKEKEFREESKKHSMVISSYGLLHRDIDFLKGVHWAGVVLDEAQNIKNPETKQARAARTLNAGYRIALSGTPVENNVGDLWSIMEFLNPGFIGKQAEFKRNFLIPIQAERDQEAARRLKELTGPFILRRLKTDKSIISDLPEKMEMKTYCTLTKEQASLYAAVVNDIEESMEEAEGIQRRGMILSALSRLKQVCNHPAQFLKDNSSIPDRSGKLARLTEMLDVIIENGEKTLIFTQFAEMGRILKEQLQDTFGCEVLFLYGGTSRKQRDRMIERFQAGEEFLPIFVLSLKAGGTGLNLTAANHVFHFDRWWNPAVENQATDRAFRIGQEKNVEVHKFICAGTLEERIDEIIERKMEVAENVVGTGEEWLTELSNEELKDLFALREEAVEE, encoded by the coding sequence ATGATTATTCTGCATGCAGCATGGCTTGAAGGACAGTTGTTTGTCTGGGGAGAAAGCCCCCTGGTGGATGAAAGCAAACTCCCTTCTGTCAGGGGTGCGGTCCCTGTCATCCCAAAAGCGAAACCTTTTCCTTACGACACAGGTCCTGAAGAGCTCTTAAGAGCCCTGGAATCCCTGGGCTTTCCGGTTGAGGTGAAACGCCTGGAAAAGGTCAGGGCCTGGCTTCCCGGGCTGGGAAGGAATCCACTTCCATCAAGTCCGATAATAGCTGAAAAGCCGGCTTCAAAGGCACAGCCAAGCCTCATGCCCTGGAACGTGATTGCCTGTCCCCTGGACATGAGCGAAACTGTAGACCTGCTCTGCAGGGTTATGGGAAAGAAGGTTCTGGCTCAGGGGCTAATTCCGGGAAACGACTTCCTCTGGTGGGCTGATGCCTTGAAGTTTGCCGGGGCCATGGCCGCAGGACAGGATTACCTGCCAGACGTCCGGCTCGAACGCGGGGAATACAGGGCTTGCTGGGCTCCCGTCTTTTCCGGAAAGTACGCCGGGGAACTGGCTAAACACTCAAAAACAATGCCTCCTGCAGCCCGGGCTCTCCAGATTGAAGATGTGAGTCTGCCTCCCGAAACTCCGGCAGTTTCCGTCCTTAAGGAATTTCTCTCAAAGACTCTGGATTATATGGTACGTTCCTCTATTCCCCGGGGACCGGGGGTGGGAAAACCAGAGGTCAAGAAAAGAGGCCGGAAGAAAAAACCTTCTTTTGACAGCATTCATGAGGCCTGGGTTTCGGCCCTCAGAAGTTCTGACAGCCTTATTTATGGCGAGGAACACGAGATCCTTCAGCTTTCTTCCTGGATCAGGGAATGGCAGCGTCCCATCACTGTTCTGGCCACTTCTCCTCTCAGGCTCTGTTTCCGGCTGGAAGAGCCTGAGGAGCTTGGCCTTGAAGAAGGAATTGAAGAAGGTCTTGAAGAAGGAATTGAAGAAGGTCTTGAAGAAGGAATTGAAGAAGGAATTGAAGAAGGTCTTGAAGAAGGAATTGAAGAAGGAATTGAAGAAGGAATTGAAGAAGGTCTTGAAGAAGGAATTGAAGAAGGTCTTGAAGAAGGTCTTGAAGAAGGAATTGAAGAAGGAATTGATAATATTGAGCTGGGCGAAATTCTCGGGGAAAATGAAATCCCGGAAGGCGGGAACATTGAAGTTCCAAAAAGCCTGTGGAATGTCCGCTATCTCCTCCAGCCTTATGACGACCCGAGCCTCCTTATCCCTGCAAAAGACGCCTGGAAACTGAAGAAAAGCAGTCCTCTGAAGAAATACGATGTGAAGAACATTCGTCAGTTTCTCCTGACTTCCCTGGGGCAGGCTGCAGGTATCAGTCCCGGGATTGCGCTTAGCCTTGAAAAACCGAACCCGGAAGGTTGCGAGCTGGACACAGGTGAGGCGTATGATTTTCTTACCGCAAAAGCAACTGCCTTAAACCAGGCAGGTTTCGGGGTCCTGCTCCCGGCCTGGTGGACCCGCAGGGGTACGAAAGCCCACCTGCAGACCCGGGCAAAGGTCAAGAGCAAGCCGACACAGATCGGAAGCGGGCTGACTCTTGAAAAGGTAATAAACTTCGATTGGGAAATTGCGATCGGGGACAAAAAACTGACAGTTGAGGAGCTTGAAGCCCTCGCAGAACTCAAAACCCCGCTTGTAAAGGTCCGGGGAGAGTGGGTTGAGGTAAATGATGCGGAAATCCGGGCTGCCATTGAGTTCTGGAAGAAGAACCCTGCGGGCGAAGTCAGTGCCTTTGATATTGTGAAAATGGCTCTCGGGTCCCCCTCAGATACGGGGAAAACAGGCGGTCTTGACTTTGAAGGTGTGGAAACTTCCGGCTGGATCGAAGAACTCCTCAGGCAGCTGAAAGAAAGGGCCGGGTTTGAAGAACTTGAGCCTCCGGAAACCTTTTCCGGCACGCTTCGCCCTTATCAGCTGCGGGGCTACTCCTGGCTGGCTTTCCTGCGGCGCTGGGGGCTTGGGGCCTGTCTTGCGGACGATATGGGGCTTGGGAAGACCGTGCAGACCCTGGCTCTGGTCCAGCAGGACCTGGAAAATGGACCGAATAAGAAAGCCAGAAAACCGGTCCTTCTGGTCTGCCCTACATCTGTTATCAACAACTGGAAAAAAGAAGCTGCCCGCTTTACCCCGGAAATGTCGGTTATGGTCCACCACGGAGTCACCCGGAAAAAGGAAAAAGAGTTCCGGGAAGAATCCAAAAAGCATTCCATGGTGATCTCAAGCTACGGGCTCCTCCATCGGGACATCGACTTTCTTAAGGGTGTACACTGGGCGGGGGTGGTTCTGGACGAGGCCCAGAATATCAAGAACCCTGAAACAAAGCAGGCACGTGCGGCCAGAACATTGAATGCTGGGTACAGGATTGCCCTTTCCGGAACCCCTGTGGAAAACAACGTGGGAGACCTCTGGTCCATCATGGAATTTTTGAACCCCGGTTTCATCGGGAAGCAGGCCGAGTTCAAGCGAAATTTCCTGATTCCGATCCAGGCCGAGCGCGATCAGGAAGCGGCAAGGAGGTTGAAGGAACTCACCGGTCCCTTCATCCTCAGGCGCCTGAAGACCGACAAATCGATCATCTCCGACCTGCCGGAAAAGATGGAGATGAAGACCTATTGCACACTTACAAAAGAGCAGGCTTCCCTCTATGCCGCCGTGGTAAACGACATCGAAGAAAGCATGGAGGAAGCCGAAGGCATCCAGAGGAGAGGTATGATCCTCTCAGCCCTCTCCCGGCTCAAGCAGGTCTGTAATCACCCGGCCCAGTTCCTGAAAGATAACTCAAGTATTCCGGACAGGTCCGGAAAGCTTGCCAGGCTTACGGAAATGCTGGATGTGATTATAGAAAACGGGGAAAAAACCCTTATTTTCACACAGTTTGCCGAGATGGGCCGGATCCTGAAAGAACAGCTTCAGGACACTTTTGGCTGTGAGGTCCTCTTCCTGTACGGCGGAACTTCCCGAAAACAGCGGGACCGGATGATCGAGCGTTTCCAGGCCGGAGAGGAATTCCTCCCGATTTTTGTCCTTTCCCTGAAAGCCGGGGGCACGGGCCTCAACCTGACTGCGGCAAACCACGTCTTCCATTTCGACCGCTGGTGGAACCCGGCTGTGGAGAACCAGGCAACTGACAGGGCTTTCAGAATTGGGCAGGAGAAAAACGTAGAGGTACATAAGTTCATCTGTGCAGGGACCCTGGAAGAAAGGATCGATGAGATCATCGAACGCAAGATGGAAGTTGCCGAAAACGTCGTGGGCACGGGTGAGGAATGGCTTACGGAACTATCCAACGAAGAACTGAAAGACCTGTTTGCTCTTCGGGAAGAGGCTGTGGAAGAATAA
- the pdxT gene encoding pyridoxal 5'-phosphate synthase glutaminase subunit PdxT, with the protein MKIGVIAIQGAVSEHVEALKRALSERGEYAEVVTIKHKGVVPECSGIVIPGGESTTLCRLLAREGIAEEMKEAAAKGVPILGTCAGLIVLAKEGDEQVEKTSQELLGIMDTKVNRNAFGRQRESFEAELEIEILGSPYSGIFIRAPAIVSCGPNVKVLSRLNGFIIAAEQDNVMALSFHPELTEDMRIHQYFLDKVFRYVQPN; encoded by the coding sequence ATGAAGATCGGTGTTATTGCGATCCAGGGAGCAGTTTCCGAACACGTTGAGGCTTTGAAAAGAGCCCTTTCCGAAAGGGGTGAGTACGCTGAAGTTGTTACGATCAAGCACAAAGGCGTCGTCCCGGAGTGCAGCGGGATTGTGATCCCGGGTGGGGAGAGCACGACACTCTGCCGGCTGCTTGCCCGTGAGGGAATTGCAGAAGAGATGAAAGAGGCGGCTGCAAAGGGAGTTCCGATCCTCGGGACCTGTGCAGGCCTGATCGTTCTTGCAAAGGAAGGGGACGAACAGGTGGAAAAAACCAGCCAGGAACTGCTCGGCATCATGGACACAAAGGTAAACAGGAACGCTTTCGGAAGGCAAAGAGAGTCCTTTGAGGCTGAACTTGAAATAGAGATTCTTGGTTCTCCCTATAGCGGTATTTTCATCCGGGCTCCTGCAATCGTAAGCTGCGGGCCCAATGTGAAAGTACTTTCCCGGCTTAACGGCTTTATAATCGCAGCAGAGCAGGACAATGTAATGGCGCTTTCGTTCCACCCGGAACTGACTGAGGATATGCGCATCCACCAGTACTTCCTGGATAAGGTCTTCAGGTATGTCCAGCCGAATTGA
- a CDS encoding pyridoxamine 5'-phosphate oxidase family protein: MVKLTAEMKEAFAGMRIFPFATASKSGDPNVVPIGFCKLQEDDETIWIADNYFYKTRKNLDENPRGAIYLWGPEIKGCYQIKGDFEIKTEGEEYEKMYKMVKSMGDKYPAKALALMKITEVYQCKSGDEAGTQLL, encoded by the coding sequence ATGGTTAAACTGACAGCAGAAATGAAAGAAGCTTTTGCAGGAATGAGAATTTTCCCCTTTGCAACCGCCTCAAAAAGCGGAGACCCGAATGTCGTACCTATCGGCTTTTGCAAGCTCCAGGAAGACGACGAGACCATCTGGATTGCAGACAACTATTTCTACAAGACCCGCAAGAACCTCGACGAAAACCCGAGGGGAGCAATCTATCTCTGGGGACCCGAAATTAAGGGCTGCTACCAGATCAAGGGTGACTTTGAGATCAAGACCGAAGGCGAAGAATACGAGAAGATGTACAAAATGGTCAAGTCCATGGGAGACAAATATCCCGCAAAAGCCCTTGCCTTAATGAAGATCACGGAAGTTTACCAGTGCAAGTCAGGGGATGAAGCGGGAACGCAGCTTCTCTGA